The Plasmodium relictum strain SGS1 genome assembly, chromosome: 9 genome window below encodes:
- the RUVB2 gene encoding RuvB-like helicase 2, putative: MQINLANINSNDTKKERVNIHSHIKGLGVNTNIYMHENEVNLSDEKYSMFFDNTCGLIGQYKAREASLFLVDLIKQKKLAGKCILLAGPSGSGKSALAIGISREINKKMPFVFLSGSEVYSNEIKKTEVILEAFRKSIHIKIKEEKLVYEGEVVDMVVEENECLYSLNKAKQINAIIITLKTAKGSKTLRLAPKIHEQIVREKIKIGDVIYIETNTGHVKRLGRCNAYSKEFDIEFDEYVSLPKGEVHKKKEVVQQISLHDIDLANANPTVGEDLASVLNSYLRPKKTEITEKLRVEINKTVNKFLEMGLAEIIPGVLYIDEAHMLDIECFSYLNRAIESPLAPIVIMATNRGICTVKGTDNIEPHGIPVDLLDRLIIIKTFPYTLKEIVQILALRAHTEKINISEEGMNYLAKIGIQSSLRFAMLLLEPSRILASLEGKSIIDIKHIEQADELFMDAKTSAHRVAEQSNKFVN, encoded by the coding sequence ATGCAAATAAACTTAGCAAATATTAATTCAAATGacacaaaaaaagaaagggTAAATATACACAGTCATATTAAAGGGCTTGGTGtgaatacaaatatatatatgcatgaAAATGAGGTTAATTTAAGTgatgaaaaatattcaatgttTTTTGACAATACGTGTGGTTTAATAGGACAGTATAAGGCTAGAGAAGCATCTTTATTTCTTGTTGATttaattaaacaaaaaaaattagcagGGAAATGTATTTTATTGGCTGGACCTAGTGGAAGTGGAAAAAGTGCGTTAGCAATAGGAATTAGTagagaaataaataaaaaaatgccATTTGTATTCTTATCAGGATCAGAAGTGTATagtaatgaaataaaaaagactGAAGTCATACTTGAAGCCTTCAGAAAAAGCAtacacataaaaataaaagaagaaaaattggTATATGAAGGTGAAGTAGTAGATATGGTTGTTGAGGAAAATGAATgtttatattcattaaataaagCAAAACAAATTAATGCAATTATTATTACATTAAAAACAGCAAAAGGATCAAAAACACTAAGATTAGCACCTAAAATACATGAACAAATAGtaagagaaaaaataaaaataggaGATGTTATTTACATTGAAACTAATACAGGACATGTAAAACGATTAGGAAGATGTAATGCTTATTCCAAGGAATTTGATATTGAATTTGATGAATATGTTTCTTTACCTAAAGGAGAagttcataaaaaaaaagaagtggTTCAACAAATTTCTTTACATGATATTGATTTAGCAAATGCAAATCCAACTGTTGGAGAGGATTTAGCATCTGTTTTAAATTCTTATTTGCGTCCTAAAAAAACTGAAATAACAGAAAAATTAAGAGTGGAAATTAATAAGACggtaaataaatttttagaaatGGGTTTAGCTGAAATTATTCCAGGtgttttatatatagatGAAGCACATATGTTAGATATTGAATGCTTTTCTTACTTAAATAGGGCAATTGAATCTCCCCTAGCACCTATAGTTATTATGGCGACTAATAGAGGAATATGTACAGTTAAAGGGACAGATAATATTGAACCACATGGAATACCTGTAGATTTATTAGATagattaattattataaaaactttTCCTTAtacattaaaagaaatagttCAAATATTAGCCTTACGTGCACATactgaaaaaataaatattagtGAGGAAGGAATGAACTATTTAGCTAAAATTGGTATTCAGTCTTCTTTACGTTTTGCTATGTTATTACTAGAGCCATCCAGAATATTAGCTAGTCTTGAAGGAAAATCAATTATTGATATAAAACATATTGAGCAAGCTGATGAGTTGTTTATGGATGCTAAAACTTCTGCGCACAGGGTTGCTGAACAGTCAAATAAATTtgttaattaa
- a CDS encoding exonuclease, putative, with the protein MAPIIWILYIINVIYCVALKNHYFIKSYSYSKVKNRENKIYGIPRMYKWLTSYYPTVREELINNEKQKSVDIFYIDMNGVIHHCTHANKERLPIYDEHQLFSNILQYLKSLFYLIKPKKLIYIGVDGVSPKAKMNQQRKRRFLSLFKIHENSNASNLFNPNCITTGTDFMYKINLSLNKWFKILKKKNIFNFQVLFSGSDVAGEGEHKILKFIRENCKRDNNFKNYNHCIYGLDADLIMLSLVTHLNNIFILRDKFKMNIDSQNGILENIEKAQMENKNCNDIITPSKNDEKEKNTEKNIGENETKQNCLIEKKGIEEEGKVLKMDNEQIEELDKYKKYFNKIHKYTKDYYINYECLNSNDFEILDIYKLRTSIKTQIATYINKLKKNKNIVFSINRVVDDIVFLSFLVGNDFLPHIPNIDINEGSMNEILNSYIFYIYKYSNYITYKDKVHIQRLKIILKILSAQEFQYFKKRGINENISEFTDEKKYKNYYYLHKFGFNDSTKIQEIVKKYIEGLFWNLHYYHFGCASWYWEYPYHYAPLCSDLLSFEKSDFFFEKGKPYSAYTHLISVLPQKDKNLLPDAYKNIYVEDEVKSFFPENVKIDPNGKKETWEYIVHLPFINCNTIDKIITEKSKKISSLKFKLRELNGREHIY; encoded by the exons ATGGCCCCTATTATTTggatattatatataataaatgtaaTATATTGTGTTGCattaaaaaatcattattttattaaatcttATTCCTATtctaaagtaaaaaatagagaaaataaaatatatggaaTACCTAGGATGTATAAATGGTTAACATCTTATTATCCTACAGTAAGAGAagaattaattaataatgaaaaacaaaaatctgttgatattttttatattgataTGAATGGAGTTATTCATCATTGTACTCATGCTAACAAAGAAAGGTTACCTATATATGATGAACATcaattattttcaaatattttgcaatatttaaaaagtttgttttatttaataaaaccgaaaaaattaatttacaTTGGTGTTGATGGGGTCTCACCAAAAGCAAAAATGAATCaacaaagaaaaagaagatttttaagtttatttaaaattcatGAAAATTCAAATGCatcaaatttatttaatccCAATTGTATAACAACAGGAACAGattttatgtataaaatTAACTTATCACTAAACAAATggtttaaaattttaaaaaaaaaaaatatttttaattttcaagTTTTATTTTCTGGATCTGATGTTGCTGGAGAAGGGGAACATAAGATTTTGAAATTTATCAGAGAG AATTGCAAAAgggataataattttaaaaattataatcatTGTATATATGGATTAGACGCTGATCTAATTATGTTATCTTTAGTTactcatttaaataatatatttattttaagggataaatttaaaatgaatattgATTCTCAAAACGgtattttagaaaatattgaaaaagcacaaatggaaaataaaaattgtaatgATATTATTACACCTagtaaaaatgatgaaaaggaaaaaaatacagaaaaaaatattggaGAAAATGAAACTAAACAAAATTGTttgatagaaaaaaaaggtatTGAAGAGGAAGGAAAAGTTCTTAAAATGGATAATGAACAAATTGAAGAATtggataaatataaaaaatatttcaataaaattcataaatataCTAAAGATTATTACATCAATTATGAATGCTTAAATAGCAATGATTTTGAAATTTtagatatttataaattgCGAACTTCTATAAAAACGCAAATAGCtacttatataaataaattaaaaaaaaacaaaaatatagtaTTTAGTATAAACAGGGTAGTCGATGACAtagtatttttatcatttttagtAGGGAATGATTTTTTACCTCATATTCCAAATATTGATATAAATGAAGGATCTATgaatgaaattttaaattcatatatattttacatttataaGTATTCTAATTATATAACATATAAAGATAAAGTACACATACAAAGATTAAAAATcatattgaaaattttaagtgCTCAAGAAtttcaatattttaaaaaaagaggaataaatgaaaatattagtGAATTTactgatgaaaaaaaatataaaaattattactatCTTCATAAATTTGGTTTTAATGATTCAACAAAAATACAagaaattgtaaaaaaatatattgaagGGTTATTTTGGAATTtacattattatcattttggTTGTGCTAGTTGGTATTg gGAATATCCATATCATTATGCTCCCTTATGCAGTGATTTATTAAGTTTTGAAAAAtcggattttttttttgaaaag ggaAAACCTTATTCTGCCTATACTCATTTGATAAGTGTACTACCACAAAAAGACAAAAATCTTCTACCTGATGCATATAA aaatatttatgttgAAGATGAAGTTAAATCATTTTTCCCTGAAAATGTTAAAATTGACCCCAATGGAAAAaa agaaACTTGGGAATACATAGTACACTTGCCTTTTATAAATTGCAATACaatagataaaataattacagaaaaaagtaaaaaaatttctagtcttaaatttaaattaag GGAATTAAATGGAAGAGagcatatatattaa
- a CDS encoding apicoplast ribosomal protein S15 precursor, putative — MKKIISCLTISLFFYLQILSKILFSNGFYVDNKINFLINKRTKCIYKKNFNRNIFLKKSNYNENLIKELSSIDDITMNNDNEENVKPNIKEDESKLKQNIDKQKIEIDKILMKSQAIQLERSFSFSRDDIMIKPELLKDLITQKYRKIFQRHDKDCGSSEIQIIILTFKIFFLTEHMKKNKKDFACLRGLFKCVSKRRKLLIYLGMKNREMFEKITDFFKIKKPLLPRTAEYYSKDLKYIHFKNTKRFKNNAEKKKKDKLKKKKVQTDKILFDI, encoded by the exons atgaaaaaaataatatcatGCTTAacaatttcattatttttttatttacaaatattATCTAAAATTCTGTTTTCCAATGGATTTTATGTAg ATAATAAAATCAATTttcttataaataaaagaacaaaatgcatatataaaaaaaattttaatagaaacatatttttaaaaaaaagtaattataatgaaaatttaattaaagaatTGTCATCTATTGATGATATAACGATgaataatgataatgaagaaaatgtaaaacctaatataaaagaagatgAAAGCAAGTTAAAGCAAAACATAGATAAACAGAAAATTGaaatagataaaattttaatgaaaagtCAAGCCATTCAGTTAGAACGTTCTTTTTCTTTCAGTAGAGATGATATAATGATTAAACca gaattattaaaagatttaattactcaaaaatatagaaaaatatttcaaaggCATGACAAAGATTGTGGAAGTAGTGAAAtacaaattattattttaacttttaaaattttttttttaacagaacatatgaaaaaaaataagaaa gatTTTGCTTGCTTAAGAGGTTTATTTAAATGTGTTAGTAAAAGAAGAAaactattaatttatttaggAATGAAAAACCGTGAAATGTTTGAGAAAATAACagacttttttaaaattaaaaaaccaCTCTTACCTAGAACTGCCGAGTATTATTCAAaagatttaaaatatatacattttaaaaatactaaaagatttaaaaataatgctgaaaaaaagaaaaaagataaattaaaaaagaaaaaagtacaaacggataaaattttattcgATATCTAA